In Streptomyces sp. NBC_00306, a single genomic region encodes these proteins:
- a CDS encoding NADP-dependent oxidoreductase yields MRALVAPDYVPLDQVAVTEHPTPTPGPDQVLVKVEAAALNPLDLMLITGAAKESYPADHPLVVGMDAAGTVVEVGENVTRYSAGDPVLVFTGGSAGAVAEYTVASSGPLLARRPAGLDSQHAAAIPESGLTAVNLLRAVRPTADESVLVIGATGGIGMFAVQLVHAIGARVIATSTAEDAEYLRGLGADDTVDYRRTDVVEEVLRLVPGGVDVVIDLVNSGDGLAGTARAARPGGRLVSPLYGPADLGRDVESVYIGSFQAQPGELDDLAARAADGRLQVEIGARYPFANAAQAVNDFATQHIRGKVVVTFP; encoded by the coding sequence ATGCGAGCCCTTGTCGCGCCCGACTACGTTCCGCTGGACCAGGTCGCCGTCACCGAGCACCCCACTCCCACGCCCGGACCGGACCAGGTCCTGGTCAAGGTCGAGGCCGCCGCGCTCAATCCGCTCGACCTGATGCTCATCACCGGCGCGGCGAAGGAGAGCTACCCGGCAGACCATCCGCTGGTGGTCGGCATGGACGCCGCGGGGACCGTCGTCGAGGTCGGCGAGAACGTCACTCGCTACTCTGCGGGCGATCCTGTGCTCGTCTTCACCGGGGGCAGCGCGGGCGCCGTCGCGGAGTACACGGTGGCGTCGTCCGGGCCGTTGCTCGCCCGGCGTCCCGCCGGTCTCGACAGTCAGCACGCGGCGGCGATCCCCGAATCCGGTCTGACCGCGGTGAATCTGCTGCGGGCCGTACGGCCGACGGCCGACGAGAGTGTGCTGGTGATCGGGGCGACCGGCGGTATCGGCATGTTCGCCGTGCAGCTCGTCCACGCGATCGGAGCCCGCGTGATCGCCACGTCGACCGCGGAGGACGCGGAGTATCTGCGTGGCCTCGGTGCCGACGACACCGTCGACTACCGGCGGACGGATGTGGTGGAGGAGGTGCTGCGTCTGGTGCCCGGCGGTGTCGACGTCGTCATCGACCTGGTGAACTCGGGTGACGGGCTGGCGGGTACGGCACGCGCTGCCCGCCCGGGCGGCCGGCTGGTGTCCCCGCTGTACGGGCCCGCCGACCTCGGTCGTGACGTCGAGTCCGTCTACATCGGCTCGTTCCAGGCGCAGCCCGGGGAGCTCGACGATCTCGCCGCACGCGCGGCGGACGGACGGCTCCAGGTGGAGATCGGCGCCCGCTACCCCTTCGCGAACGCCGCGCAGGCAGTCAACGACTTCGCCACCCAGCACATTCGGGGCAAGGTCGTCGTCACCTTCCCCTGA
- a CDS encoding amidase has protein sequence MTDDLAYAGVAGQAKAVRAGDVSARELTELHLARIERHNGSLTAFTVVMAEEALAEADRRDGTPQADRGPLHGVPVAIKEENDVEGQVTTFGTAANSRPAAADSEVVRRLRAAGAVVIGKTNMPEFGLFPFTESSAHGATLNPWAPGHSPGGSSGGSAAAVAAGLVPAAIGGDGGGSIRIPSASCGLFGLKPSRGRVSTSPHPHLWWGLGVLGPLTRSVLDSALVHDAIRGSLPGDMFRAADPATSFAAAVTEPRQLRIGWSTKSASVGVRPAAEVVRAVEETATLLAELGHHVEEVDPRYPDPTAAFVPQWFAGLRTEAFAMDDYGRLERRTRETVRLGSWVRPRVTRWALAQGERTAAKANRVFERIDVLLTPTMAGLPPATGRLRGTGTVRAALRAMPMIAYCALWNVTGNPAASVPAGFSADGLPLAVQLVGRRDDEPTLLSLSAQLETARPWGGRTPPGFPA, from the coding sequence ATGACTGACGATCTTGCCTATGCGGGTGTCGCCGGACAGGCGAAGGCCGTCCGCGCCGGGGACGTGTCGGCTCGTGAACTCACCGAGCTGCACCTCGCCCGTATCGAACGGCACAACGGCAGCCTCACGGCGTTCACCGTGGTGATGGCCGAGGAGGCCCTCGCCGAGGCCGACCGCCGGGACGGGACCCCGCAGGCCGACCGTGGCCCGCTGCACGGGGTACCGGTCGCGATCAAGGAGGAGAACGACGTCGAGGGCCAGGTGACGACGTTCGGAACTGCGGCCAACAGCCGGCCGGCGGCAGCCGACAGCGAGGTGGTGCGCAGGCTGCGCGCAGCCGGGGCCGTGGTCATCGGCAAGACGAACATGCCCGAGTTCGGCCTCTTCCCGTTCACCGAGTCTTCGGCGCACGGCGCCACGCTCAACCCCTGGGCACCCGGGCATTCGCCGGGCGGTTCCAGCGGTGGCTCTGCCGCGGCCGTCGCGGCCGGCCTGGTCCCGGCCGCCATCGGTGGCGACGGCGGCGGCTCGATCCGGATCCCGTCCGCCAGCTGCGGCCTGTTCGGGCTGAAGCCCTCACGCGGCCGTGTCAGCACCTCACCGCATCCCCACCTCTGGTGGGGTCTGGGCGTGCTCGGCCCCCTGACGCGCTCCGTGCTGGACTCCGCACTCGTCCACGACGCAATCCGCGGCTCGCTGCCCGGCGACATGTTCCGCGCCGCCGACCCGGCCACCTCGTTCGCCGCCGCCGTCACCGAACCCCGGCAGCTGCGGATCGGCTGGTCGACCAAGTCGGCCTCCGTCGGTGTACGGCCGGCGGCGGAGGTCGTCCGGGCAGTCGAGGAAACCGCCACGCTGCTGGCGGAGTTGGGCCACCACGTCGAGGAGGTCGACCCGCGCTACCCGGACCCGACGGCCGCGTTCGTACCGCAGTGGTTCGCCGGTCTGCGGACCGAGGCCTTCGCGATGGACGACTACGGCCGGCTGGAGCGCCGGACCCGTGAGACGGTCCGCCTCGGCAGCTGGGTCCGTCCGCGCGTCACTCGATGGGCGCTCGCACAGGGCGAGCGCACCGCCGCCAAGGCGAACAGAGTCTTCGAGCGGATCGATGTGCTGCTCACCCCGACGATGGCGGGTCTGCCGCCCGCGACCGGGCGACTGCGCGGCACGGGCACGGTGCGGGCCGCGCTGCGGGCGATGCCGATGATCGCTTACTGCGCGCTGTGGAACGTCACCGGCAACCCCGCGGCCTCGGTACCGGCCGGCTTCTCCGCCGACGGCCTGCCACTCGCGGTGCAGCTGGTCGGCCGTCGGGACGACGAGCCGACGCTGCTGTCGCTCTCCGCGCAACTGGAGACGGCTCGCCCCTGGGGCGGTCGGACACCGCCCGGTTTCCCCGCCTGA
- a CDS encoding LysR family transcriptional regulator, whose amino-acid sequence MTPDLRQLRYFVAVAEESSYTRAAERLMISQQSLSQQISLLERMLAVRLFDRDSRGTSLTAVGALFLPEARAVLDRADEAMDVVARAARGELGSLRLAFLATTTNYLLPPVVRAVRRRLPGLDVATEETTIAPLVEGLRKGRYDVAFTRPPLVEGLETRTLVSEPVCAVLPEGHPLAQRAELTLGELAGEHWVLTPRSSWEPWHRAFDDSFRAAGFTPDVVRRDASVQSLLGLVAAGVGVTRLARSASNLRRTGVVFVPLTGESVPTEMVWLSGNDSPALHRLLDVVTEMAAATDFTRSG is encoded by the coding sequence GTGACCCCTGATCTTCGGCAGCTGAGGTACTTCGTCGCCGTCGCCGAGGAGTCCAGCTACACACGCGCCGCCGAGCGGCTCATGATCAGCCAGCAGTCGCTGTCCCAGCAGATCAGCCTCTTGGAGCGCATGCTGGCGGTGAGACTCTTCGACCGCGACAGCCGTGGCACCAGCCTGACCGCCGTCGGGGCGTTGTTCCTCCCGGAGGCCCGTGCGGTACTCGACCGGGCCGACGAGGCGATGGACGTCGTGGCACGAGCCGCACGCGGCGAGCTCGGCAGTCTCCGACTCGCCTTCCTCGCCACCACGACCAACTATCTGCTTCCCCCGGTGGTCCGGGCCGTGAGACGACGACTGCCGGGACTCGACGTGGCGACGGAGGAGACGACGATCGCCCCTCTGGTCGAGGGTCTGCGCAAAGGGCGCTACGACGTCGCGTTCACACGGCCTCCGCTGGTGGAGGGCCTCGAGACCAGAACGCTGGTCAGCGAGCCGGTGTGCGCCGTCCTTCCCGAGGGCCACCCGCTCGCACAGCGCGCGGAGCTGACCCTCGGTGAGCTGGCGGGCGAGCACTGGGTGTTGACCCCGCGCAGCTCGTGGGAACCCTGGCACCGGGCATTCGACGACTCCTTCCGCGCGGCCGGATTCACTCCCGACGTGGTGCGGCGCGACGCGAGCGTGCAGAGCCTGCTCGGACTGGTGGCGGCCGGTGTCGGGGTGACGCGGCTGGCACGGTCGGCGAGCAATCTGCGCCGGACCGGTGTGGTGTTCGTACCCCTGACGGGGGAGTCCGTCCCCACCGAGATGGTGTGGCTGTCCGGCAACGACTCCCCCGCGTTGCACAGACTGCTCGATGTGGTCACCGAGATGGCCGCGGCCACGGACTTCACCCGGTCCGGGTGA
- a CDS encoding oxidoreductase yields MTMSTQDRVWLITGCSAGFGREIALAALAAGDRVMATARRPETLADLADTGGERISTAALDVTDPASVQAAVDATLAVFGRIDVLVNNAGYSVIGAVEETSMEQLRAMMEVNFFGAAELTKAVVPLMREQGSGTIVQMSSLGGRITFPGMGGYHATKHALEGLSESLSTELAPLGIRVLLVEPGMFRTRMSSSLQFTPEIPGYEATSGGLRQLVTGIVGTEPNDPVKGAAAILEVLDAENPPLRLVLGGDAVDALREHDESLLADVTAWEALSRSTAVS; encoded by the coding sequence ATGACGATGAGCACGCAGGACCGCGTCTGGTTGATCACGGGATGCTCGGCCGGGTTCGGCCGGGAGATCGCGCTCGCGGCGCTGGCCGCCGGAGACCGGGTCATGGCCACGGCGCGCCGCCCGGAGACCCTCGCCGATCTGGCGGACACCGGGGGCGAGCGGATCAGTACGGCAGCGCTGGACGTCACGGATCCCGCCTCGGTCCAGGCCGCGGTGGACGCGACGCTCGCTGTGTTCGGCCGCATCGACGTCCTGGTCAACAACGCCGGATACAGCGTGATCGGGGCTGTGGAGGAGACCTCGATGGAGCAGCTGCGCGCGATGATGGAGGTCAACTTCTTCGGTGCCGCGGAACTCACGAAGGCGGTCGTCCCCCTGATGCGGGAGCAGGGCTCCGGGACGATCGTGCAGATGAGCTCCCTCGGCGGCCGGATCACCTTTCCCGGCATGGGCGGCTACCACGCGACGAAGCACGCGCTCGAAGGGCTCAGCGAGTCGCTCTCGACCGAACTGGCTCCCCTGGGCATCCGGGTACTGCTGGTGGAGCCGGGCATGTTCCGCACCCGGATGAGCAGCAGCCTGCAGTTCACCCCCGAGATCCCGGGCTACGAGGCGACCTCGGGCGGGCTCCGGCAGCTGGTCACGGGCATCGTGGGCACTGAACCCAACGATCCGGTCAAGGGCGCCGCGGCCATCCTCGAGGTCCTGGACGCCGAGAATCCGCCGCTTCGCCTCGTACTCGGCGGGGACGCGGTCGACGCGCTGCGTGAGCACGACGAGTCGCTGCTGGCCGACGTCACCGCATGGGAGGCCCTCAGTCGCTCGACTGCGGTGTCCTGA
- a CDS encoding ester cyclase produces MTKPSAVDAVHNFFAHVWQAPQNYDAIDDLVVEDFVLITGGRRVESRAAFKEWARNFGTVIDNLEFEVVESFANHDGSRVASMWRLTGNNNGALRTTPDGAPIEMTGTAVWAVREDGKLLWNRVERNAFEVYQQLTNGAA; encoded by the coding sequence ATGACGAAGCCCTCCGCCGTGGACGCCGTGCACAACTTCTTTGCGCACGTCTGGCAGGCCCCGCAGAACTACGACGCGATCGATGATCTTGTGGTCGAGGACTTCGTCCTCATCACCGGCGGCAGGCGCGTCGAGTCCCGGGCCGCCTTCAAGGAGTGGGCACGGAACTTCGGTACGGTCATCGACAATCTGGAGTTCGAGGTCGTCGAGTCGTTCGCGAACCACGACGGTTCACGCGTGGCCTCCATGTGGCGCCTGACCGGCAACAACAACGGGGCCCTTCGAACCACCCCCGACGGGGCGCCGATCGAGATGACCGGCACGGCGGTGTGGGCGGTGCGCGAGGACGGAAAGCTGCTGTGGAACCGCGTCGAGCGCAACGCGTTCGAGGTCTACCAGCAGCTCACGAACGGTGCGGCGTAG
- a CDS encoding winged helix-turn-helix transcriptional regulator, with protein MDTTTEAAADEPGARREVCSIQRSLDILGQKWAFLIVRNALRGTTRFSDFRKELGIPTDVLSARLSTLVDAGIFERESYQETGSRIRHAYRLTRRGQELKVVLAALQQWGEENRPTPGVPATYIQERGGGNVQVAMLDEDGHVLDIDDVRLVPAEVARGIRSRASAGTHPVDEARPGQG; from the coding sequence GTGGACACGACGACGGAAGCGGCCGCGGATGAGCCGGGCGCGCGCCGCGAGGTGTGTTCCATCCAGCGCAGCCTGGACATCCTGGGCCAGAAGTGGGCCTTCCTGATCGTCCGCAACGCGCTGCGCGGCACCACCCGGTTCTCCGACTTCCGCAAGGAGCTGGGCATCCCGACGGACGTGCTGAGCGCGCGCCTGTCCACCCTGGTGGACGCGGGAATCTTCGAGCGCGAGTCCTACCAGGAGACCGGATCGCGCATCCGCCACGCGTACCGGCTGACCCGTCGCGGCCAGGAGCTCAAGGTCGTCCTCGCCGCCTTGCAGCAGTGGGGCGAGGAGAACCGTCCCACTCCCGGCGTCCCGGCCACGTACATCCAGGAACGCGGCGGTGGCAACGTCCAGGTCGCGATGCTCGACGAGGACGGGCACGTCCTCGACATCGACGACGTACGCCTGGTGCCGGCAGAAGTGGCGCGCGGAATCCGGTCGCGGGCAAGCGCCGGAACGCACCCGGTCGACGAGGCACGTCCGGGACAGGGCTGA
- a CDS encoding glutaredoxin domain-containing protein, with protein MTRAWISPLLFVLCGSVVATGLLLGGSPGTAVALLLLFVLLAAAHSPLIFPRSIGALEAQRRSAVDGRPIVFWRPGCPYCLRMRIRLGRRTRQVHWVDIWRDPAGAAEVRAVNDGNETVPTVFVAGRPHVNPDPAWVREQLDASA; from the coding sequence ATGACGCGCGCCTGGATTTCGCCACTGCTGTTCGTGCTCTGCGGCTCAGTCGTGGCGACCGGGCTGCTCCTCGGAGGGAGCCCCGGCACCGCCGTAGCGCTCCTCCTGCTGTTCGTGCTGCTCGCAGCGGCGCACTCCCCGCTGATCTTCCCGAGGTCCATCGGTGCGCTGGAGGCACAGCGCCGCAGCGCGGTCGACGGCCGGCCGATCGTCTTCTGGCGGCCGGGCTGCCCGTACTGCTTGCGCATGCGCATCCGGCTGGGCCGGCGCACCCGCCAGGTGCACTGGGTCGACATCTGGCGCGATCCGGCCGGCGCGGCAGAGGTGCGAGCGGTCAATGACGGCAATGAGACCGTACCGACGGTCTTCGTGGCCGGCCGGCCGCACGTCAACCCCGACCCCGCCTGGGTGCGCGAACAGCTCGACGCCTCCGCCTGA
- a CDS encoding acyl-CoA dehydrogenase family protein — MPKKSADGQSLPPTPVEETPWPRIVRELADDLATDAIARERAGKSPTDEVERLREAGLLDLLTPTRTAGQGSDWRTACAVVREIAAADSSMGELLARHYALAWSTRFFGSADTAGRHEPRVAEEHWLLGGSIDIPAGSPTDLMLAPTGTGYVLGGRRSFAAGVTVADRLILGATCAKTGDLLLVLVDPAHPGVLVEAASERVGQRLAGAGSVDFDNVPVSSADHVLCALPRDEHTTSPFSALAPLALRLLLAHVALGLTEGALTEARDISRTAPPVPAATTMGGAYAERPSDDPYLLLAYGELAIGAHTSATVVEHATQALADAVALGPELSVDHHADVAVLVSAAEAVTGRTAVHTTTRLLELTADADDLDGGTGLDRFWRNARVLTAQTPSSHRLRDIGDHFLNGARPPFTARV, encoded by the coding sequence GTGCCGAAGAAGTCCGCCGATGGGCAGTCGCTCCCACCGACTCCGGTGGAGGAGACACCGTGGCCGCGCATCGTCCGGGAACTCGCGGACGATCTCGCCACCGACGCGATCGCACGCGAACGCGCGGGCAAGTCCCCCACCGACGAGGTCGAGCGACTGCGCGAAGCCGGTCTCCTGGATCTGCTCACTCCCACCCGCACGGCAGGACAGGGCTCCGACTGGCGCACCGCCTGCGCCGTGGTCCGCGAAATAGCGGCGGCCGACAGTTCCATGGGCGAACTCCTGGCCCGCCACTACGCCCTGGCGTGGAGCACGCGCTTCTTCGGCTCCGCCGACACCGCAGGTCGTCATGAGCCGCGGGTCGCCGAGGAGCATTGGCTGCTGGGCGGCAGCATCGACATCCCGGCCGGCTCACCCACCGACCTCATGCTCGCGCCGACGGGCACGGGGTACGTGCTGGGCGGCCGCAGGAGCTTTGCCGCGGGCGTCACCGTCGCCGACCGTCTGATCCTGGGCGCGACGTGTGCCAAGACGGGTGACTTACTGCTGGTGCTCGTGGACCCGGCGCATCCCGGCGTCCTGGTCGAGGCGGCGAGCGAGCGGGTCGGTCAGCGGCTGGCGGGCGCGGGCAGCGTCGACTTCGACAATGTGCCGGTGAGCAGCGCGGATCATGTGCTCTGCGCCCTTCCCCGCGACGAGCACACCACATCCCCCTTCAGCGCCCTCGCGCCGCTCGCCCTTCGGCTCCTGCTCGCTCATGTCGCGCTCGGGCTCACCGAGGGAGCTCTCACGGAGGCGCGGGACATCAGCCGTACGGCACCGCCCGTCCCGGCGGCCACCACGATGGGCGGTGCGTACGCCGAGCGGCCGAGCGACGATCCGTACCTCCTCCTTGCCTACGGAGAACTGGCGATCGGCGCCCACACCTCCGCCACGGTCGTCGAGCATGCGACGCAGGCACTGGCCGATGCGGTGGCGCTGGGGCCGGAGTTGAGCGTCGACCATCACGCGGACGTCGCCGTGCTCGTCTCCGCCGCCGAAGCCGTCACCGGCAGGACCGCCGTGCACACCACCACGCGGCTGCTGGAACTCACCGCCGACGCGGACGACTTGGACGGCGGCACGGGCCTCGACCGGTTCTGGCGCAACGCGCGGGTACTGACGGCGCAGACGCCCTCCTCCCACCGACTGCGCGACATCGGCGACCACTTCCTCAACGGCGCTCGCCCTCCCTTCACGGCGCGTGTCTGA
- a CDS encoding RrF2 family transcriptional regulator: MRISARADYAVRAALQLAAFRDAGPLKAEAIADAQSIPHKFLEGILNDMRRGGLVASRRGGGGGYRLALPAESISIADVIRAVDGPLVSVRGVRPPELSYTGPAESLLPLWIALRANVREILEGVTLADVASAELPTRVSALAEDAAAWTNP; the protein is encoded by the coding sequence ATGCGGATCTCAGCCAGGGCGGACTACGCGGTACGCGCCGCGCTGCAACTCGCCGCGTTCCGGGACGCCGGACCGCTGAAGGCGGAGGCCATCGCCGACGCCCAGAGCATTCCGCACAAGTTCCTCGAGGGCATCCTGAACGACATGCGCCGCGGCGGCCTCGTGGCCAGCCGGCGCGGCGGCGGTGGCGGCTATCGTCTGGCGCTGCCCGCAGAATCGATCAGCATCGCCGACGTGATCCGCGCCGTGGACGGGCCCCTCGTCTCGGTACGCGGCGTGCGGCCCCCGGAACTGTCCTACACCGGTCCCGCGGAGTCGCTGCTGCCGCTGTGGATCGCGCTCCGGGCGAACGTCCGCGAGATCCTCGAAGGCGTGACGCTGGCCGACGTCGCATCGGCCGAACTGCCCACCAGGGTGTCCGCCCTCGCCGAGGACGCCGCCGCCTGGACGAACCCCTGA
- a CDS encoding helix-turn-helix domain-containing protein, translating into MPIAVDIDVMLARRKMSVGELADRVGITPANLAVLKNGRAKAVRFATLAALCEVLECQPGDLLRWECKDTADV; encoded by the coding sequence ATGCCGATCGCCGTCGACATCGACGTCATGCTGGCCAGGCGGAAGATGTCCGTGGGCGAGCTCGCGGACCGCGTCGGCATCACGCCGGCCAACCTGGCAGTACTCAAGAACGGCCGCGCCAAGGCGGTGCGCTTCGCGACGCTCGCCGCGCTCTGCGAGGTGCTCGAGTGCCAGCCGGGCGACCTGCTGCGCTGGGAGTGCAAGGACACCGCAGACGTCTGA
- a CDS encoding DUF2975 domain-containing protein produces MGKLTVLALRAVLVGLLAGSVFVQAVMVPLLAIDMESLDADVAHLRNPFLVITVLGIVTVQVVLVCVWRLVTMVRRGTVFSDAAFRYVHIVIGAIVAAALLLFALGVVLAPGEAVPPGIVLLLGGGVMAALGVALIVLVLRMLLGQAVARDVEAARMQAELAEVI; encoded by the coding sequence ATGGGAAAGCTGACAGTCCTTGCGCTGCGGGCTGTACTCGTGGGCCTGCTCGCCGGTTCGGTGTTCGTCCAGGCCGTGATGGTGCCGCTGCTGGCCATCGACATGGAGAGCCTCGACGCGGACGTCGCGCACCTCCGTAACCCGTTCCTGGTGATCACCGTCCTGGGCATCGTGACGGTCCAGGTCGTCCTCGTCTGTGTGTGGCGGCTCGTGACGATGGTCCGACGCGGCACCGTCTTCTCCGACGCCGCCTTCCGGTACGTCCACATCGTGATCGGCGCGATCGTGGCGGCCGCTCTGCTTCTGTTCGCGCTCGGCGTCGTCCTGGCGCCGGGTGAGGCCGTCCCACCGGGCATCGTCCTCCTGCTGGGCGGGGGCGTCATGGCGGCCCTGGGGGTCGCTCTCATCGTGCTGGTGCTGCGGATGCTGCTCGGCCAGGCCGTCGCGCGTGACGTCGAGGCCGCGCGGATGCAGGCCGAGCTGGCAGAGGTGATCTGA
- the katG gene encoding catalase/peroxidase HPI — protein MSENHDAIVTDAKTEGTGGGCPVAHDRAAHPTQGGGNRQWWPERLNLKILAKDPVVANPLGAEFDYAEAFQALDLTAVKRDIAEVLTTSQDWWPADFGNYGPLMVRMAWHSAGTYRISDGRGGGGRGQQRFAPLNSWPDNGNLDKARRLLWPVKKKYGQSISWADLMILTGNVALETMGFETFGFAGGRADVWEADEDVYWGPETTWLDDQRYTGDRELENPLGAVQMGLIYVNPEGPNGNPDPIAAARDIRETFRRMAMNDEETVALIAGGHTFGKTHGAGPAEAVGNDPEAASMEEQGLGWKSTHGSGKAGDAITSGLEVTWTTKPTQWSNDFFDILFGYEWELTQSPAGANQWVAKDSEEIIPDAHDASKKRRPTMLTTDLSLRFDPIYEPISRRFHENPAEFADAFARAWYKLTHRDLGPKSLYLGPEVPAETMLWQDPLPQAEGAAIDAAEAAALKAKLLESGLTVSQLVSTAWASASTFRGSDKRGGANGARIRLQPQNGWEVNNPDQLAQVLRVLEGVRSEFNSGAKKVSLADLIVLGGAAAVEKAAKDAGFDVEVPFTPGRVDATEEHTDTESFAALEPSSDGFRNYVGKGNRLPAEYLLLDRANLLTLSAPQMTALVGGLRVLGANQGQSSHGVFTDTPGVLTNDFFVNLLDLGTTWKSTSGDQTTFEGRDASGAVKWTGTRADLVFGSNSELRALAEVYASDDAKEKFVNDFVAAWAKVMDLDRFDLV, from the coding sequence ATGTCCGAGAACCACGACGCAATCGTCACCGACGCGAAAACGGAGGGCACCGGCGGCGGCTGCCCGGTCGCACATGACCGCGCCGCGCACCCCACCCAGGGCGGTGGCAACCGCCAGTGGTGGCCGGAGCGGCTCAACCTGAAGATCCTTGCCAAGGACCCGGTCGTCGCCAACCCGCTCGGTGCGGAGTTCGACTACGCCGAGGCGTTCCAGGCTCTCGACCTGACGGCCGTGAAGCGTGACATCGCCGAGGTGCTCACCACCTCGCAGGACTGGTGGCCCGCCGACTTCGGCAACTACGGCCCGCTGATGGTCCGTATGGCCTGGCACAGCGCCGGCACCTACCGCATCAGCGACGGCCGCGGTGGTGGCGGCCGTGGCCAGCAGCGCTTCGCCCCCCTGAACAGCTGGCCGGACAACGGCAACCTGGACAAGGCCCGCCGTCTGCTGTGGCCGGTCAAGAAGAAGTACGGCCAGTCCATCTCCTGGGCCGACCTCATGATCCTCACGGGCAATGTCGCGCTGGAGACGATGGGCTTCGAGACCTTCGGCTTCGCCGGCGGCCGTGCCGACGTCTGGGAGGCCGACGAGGACGTGTACTGGGGTCCCGAGACCACCTGGCTCGACGACCAGCGCTACACCGGCGACCGTGAGCTGGAGAACCCGCTCGGCGCCGTCCAGATGGGCCTCATCTACGTCAACCCGGAGGGCCCGAACGGCAACCCGGACCCGATCGCGGCGGCCCGCGACATCCGTGAGACGTTCCGCCGCATGGCGATGAACGACGAGGAGACCGTCGCCCTCATCGCCGGTGGTCACACCTTCGGCAAGACCCACGGCGCCGGCCCGGCCGAGGCCGTCGGCAACGACCCCGAGGCCGCCTCCATGGAGGAGCAGGGCCTGGGCTGGAAGTCCACCCACGGCTCCGGCAAGGCCGGCGACGCCATCACCTCCGGTCTCGAGGTCACCTGGACCACCAAGCCGACCCAGTGGAGCAACGACTTCTTCGACATCCTCTTCGGCTACGAGTGGGAGCTGACCCAGTCCCCCGCCGGCGCCAACCAGTGGGTGGCCAAGGACTCCGAGGAGATCATCCCCGACGCGCACGACGCGTCGAAGAAGCGTCGGCCCACGATGCTCACCACCGACCTCTCGCTGCGCTTCGACCCGATCTACGAGCCGATCTCGCGCCGCTTCCACGAGAACCCGGCCGAGTTCGCGGACGCCTTCGCCCGCGCCTGGTACAAGCTGACCCACCGTGACCTGGGCCCGAAGTCCCTGTACCTCGGCCCGGAGGTCCCGGCGGAGACGATGCTGTGGCAGGACCCGCTGCCGCAGGCCGAGGGCGCGGCCATCGACGCCGCGGAAGCCGCGGCGCTCAAGGCCAAGCTCCTGGAGTCGGGGCTGACCGTCTCGCAGCTGGTCTCCACCGCGTGGGCGTCGGCCTCGACGTTCCGCGGCAGCGACAAGCGCGGCGGTGCCAACGGCGCCCGTATCCGTCTGCAGCCGCAGAACGGCTGGGAGGTCAACAACCCCGACCAGCTCGCGCAGGTCCTGCGCGTCCTGGAGGGCGTCCGGTCGGAGTTCAACTCCGGCGCCAAGAAGGTCTCCCTGGCCGACCTGATCGTCCTCGGCGGTGCCGCCGCGGTCGAGAAGGCCGCCAAGGACGCGGGCTTCGACGTGGAGGTCCCCTTCACGCCGGGCCGTGTGGATGCGACCGAGGAGCACACGGACACCGAGTCGTTCGCCGCGCTGGAGCCGTCCTCCGACGGGTTCCGCAACTACGTCGGCAAGGGCAACCGCCTGCCGGCCGAGTACCTGCTGCTCGACCGGGCCAACCTGCTCACCCTGAGCGCGCCGCAGATGACCGCCCTCGTCGGTGGTCTGCGCGTCCTGGGTGCCAACCAGGGGCAGTCCTCGCACGGCGTGTTCACGGACACCCCGGGCGTGCTGACCAACGACTTCTTCGTCAACCTGCTCGACCTGGGCACGACGTGGAAGTCGACCTCCGGCGACCAGACGACCTTCGAGGGCCGTGACGCCTCGGGCGCCGTCAAGTGGACCGGCACCCGTGCCGACCTCGTCTTCGGCTCGAACTCCGAGCTGCGCGCGCTCGCGGAGGTCTACGCGAGCGACGACGCGAAGGAGAAGTTCGTGAACGACTTCGTCGCGGCGTGGGCCAAGGTCATGGACCTGGACCGGTTCGACCTCGTCTGA
- a CDS encoding Fur family transcriptional regulator, with protein sequence MSDLLERLRGRGWRMTSQRRVVAEVLAGDHVHLTADEVHALAVQRLPEISRATVYNALGELVLLGEVIEVSTDGRAKRYDPNAHHPHQHLVCSQCGTVRDVHPTGNPLADLPADERFGFTVSQVEVTYRGLCPTCA encoded by the coding sequence ATGAGTGACCTGCTGGAGCGACTACGAGGGCGTGGCTGGCGGATGACCTCCCAGCGGCGTGTCGTTGCGGAGGTCCTGGCCGGTGACCACGTGCATCTCACGGCAGACGAGGTGCACGCTCTCGCCGTGCAGCGGCTGCCCGAGATCTCCCGGGCGACCGTCTACAACGCCCTGGGCGAACTGGTCCTGCTCGGAGAGGTCATAGAGGTCTCCACGGACGGCCGCGCCAAGCGCTACGACCCGAACGCGCACCACCCGCACCAGCACTTGGTGTGCTCGCAGTGCGGCACCGTCCGCGACGTCCACCCGACGGGCAATCCGCTCGCCGACCTCCCGGCGGACGAACGGTTCGGCTTCACCGTGTCCCAGGTCGAGGTCACCTACCGCGGACTGTGCCCGACCTGCGCCTGA